Within Legionella birminghamensis, the genomic segment AATTGGCCGGTTGGGTGCTATCAATCTTGCCGCGATCGAAGAATATGAGGCGGAGGCACAGCGAAAACTCTATCTTGATGAGCAACATAATGATCTCACAGAGGCCTTGGCCACCCTCGAATCAGCCATTGAAAAAATGGATAAAGAAACGCGTCAGCGTTTGCAAATTACTTTTGATGAAGTGAATGCGCGCTTTCAAAGTCTTTTTCCACGTCTTTTCGGCGGCGGCCGCGCTATGCTTGAATTAACCTGTGATAATCTCCTGGAAGCGGGGATTATGGTAATGGCGCAGCCGCCAGGCAAGCGTAATAGTACAATTCATTTGCTATCAGGCGGTGAAAAGGCAATGACGGCTGTCGCATTGGTATTTGCCATTTTTCAACTGAACCCCTCGCCATTTTGCATGCTGGATGAAGTGGATGCGCCGCTAGACGATGTGAATGTCGGAAGATTTTGTGCTTTGGTCAAAGAAATGTCACAATTCGTGCAGTTCCTGTTTATTACCCACAATAAAATCGCAATGGAGTTGGCGGATCACTTAATTGGTGTCACTATGAGGGAACCCGGTGTATCGCGAGTGGTTTCTGTAGATGTTGAGCAGGCTTTAATAATGACAGAATCATAATTAATAAAAATCGAATACCTTGGCAGGTGACTATTAACCTCAAGGCAAATATAGGAGTCAAACATGCAGGCAAACTGGAGTCTGATTCTCAATGTGGTGTTACTCATTGGGGTGGTAATCGCAATCGGGCGGTTAATGAAAGCGAGACGGCAAAGTTTTAGTACGGTAGTGAATCAACAACCGAAGCCCACTTTGGGACAGGCAGCAGAAAATCGTTCCTTTGATGATATTATTGCCGTGCGCAAGCTAAACCAGGAACCAGCTGCAGCGCCTGAAGTGAAAGAAGAGCCGGAGGTTCGGAAACCCGTCGTTCGCGAGGTGAAGGCACCGGTGGTTAAAACAATCGTCGTTGAAGAGAAAAAGCGGCCTGCCGTGAAGCCTGGCAAAACAATAATGCTGTTCCTGCAGGCCAAGGAAAATCGCCAGCTTGCTGGTTATGAATTACTGCAGACGGTTCTGGCTGCTGGTCTTCGTTTTGGAGAAGGACAATTATTTCACCGGCATCAGCAATCGAATGGCCAGGGGCCGGTTCTTTGTAGCCTTGCTGCAGCGACGGCGACCGGCATATTTGACTTACAGAATATCGGTGCATTCAGTGTAAAGGGCCTTTGCCTGTTCATGCAGACCTCAGGTGAGCCGGAAATTGATGCTGAGCGAATGGGGACCTTGTTTGAAACCGCGAGGTTATTGAGTGAAGGTCTGGATACTCGCTTGCTGGATGACCAACAGCGGCCTTTGAACGAAGAATCTATGAACCGGTATTATCAGATGCTCAATATTCCCGAAGAGGAAAGAGGTCTGTTGGAGTTGGCCGACTAGCATGTACATGTATTAGTTTTAGATTAACTGTCTTTGCGAGCCTGCGCGAAGCAATCCAGATCGAAGCTTTATTGTGGCATAGTCCTGAATTGCTTCACGATGTTCGCAAAGATGGGAATAAACGTAAAAAACCTGTTCCGAAAGACGGAGAGAGTTCATGAAATTACAAGAAATAGCAAAGGTATTAGGTTGTTCGCAGCGAAGCGGCGAAGTTTCACGGATAGTGATTGATAGCCGGCAGGTGCAGCCTGGTGATTTGTTTGTCGCTTTGCAAGGTGAACGCTTCAATGGGTATGAGTTTATTCTGGATGCCGAAGCCAAGGGCGCTGTTGCGGTTATTTGTGAGCAGAACCATCCGCAGGTAAAAATTCCGCAACTGCTGGTCCGCGACTCATTAGCAGCCATGACTGAATTGGCCAAAGCCCATCGTCAGTCTATTCACTGCCCTGTCATTGCCCTGACTGGAAGCAATGGTAAAACAACTGTAAAAGAAATGATTGCTTCAATTTTACCCAATCCATCCCTCGCCACCTACGGCAATCTGAATAACCATATTGGCGCGCCGCTCAGTGTGCTGCAATTAAGAAATGAACATCGCTATGCCGTATTTGAACTGGGAGCCAATCATCCGGGAGAAATTGCCCATACGGTTGCCATCGTTAAACCGGGGATAGCCTTAATAAATAACATTGCCCCTGCGCATATTGAAGGGTTTGGCTCTATTGATGGAGTGGCTCGGGCCAAGGGGGAGATTTATGAAGGCCTGGGTGAAACCGGAACTGCAGTGGTCAATCACGATGATAACTATGCGCATTTCTGGGATGAGCTGTTGGCAGGCAAGAAAGTCATTCGTTTTGGATTGCAGGCTGGTGACGTTTTTGCGCGGGAAGTGACTTACGATGAGAGGGGATGCCCCTTATTTATGCTGAATTTGCCCAATGGAAGCGGAAATATCCATCTGCACGTACCAGGAGAGCATTCGATTCGAAATGCCTTGGCTGCTGCCAGTTGTGCATATGCCGCCGGGATTGGCCTGGATGTAATTGTTAATGGCCTCAATGCATTTTCCGGGGTGAAAGGCAGAATGACCTATTTACAGGGAAAAAATAATTCAATTGTAATTGACGATACTTATAACGCCAATCTGCGCTCAGTACTGACTGCCGTTGATGTACTGTCGAAGCGGCAGGGCAAGCGTATTCTTGTTCTCGGTGATATGGGCGAACTGGGCGCCTGGACTCAAAAGCACCATGAAGAAATTGGCCTGGCCGCTTTACAGCAGGGGATTGATTTACTGATGACCTGTGGACGCCAAAGTGAGTTTACCAGTAAGGCATTCGGGCAAACAGCCAGGCATTATAGCAGTCAGGACGAACTGGCCCAGGATTTATTACCGCAACTGGACAGTACTACCACTGTATTGGTGAAAGGCTCACGTTCAGCGGCCATGGAAAAAATAGTGCAGCAATTAGTCGCTTGAGAGGCTTGTCATTACTTGCCTATGCTTGCAATGAGAGAAGAAGCTGTAAAGCTTCGCCAGTTTCAAAAATAAGATGTTTGGCGCATAGCGCAAACCCAGGGATTTTGCAATACCAACCTTTGTGGTATTCTTGCCCGGTTTTGCGCTCTTTTTTGCCGTTGGCAGAACAGTGACGTTATTTATTACTAACTTTGAGGAATTTTCAACATGCTTTACTGGTTAACGCAGCTTATACAAGGACAGTATCATGCGTTTAGGGTGTTTCAATACCTGACTTTCCGTTCCATTCTTGCCGCACTCACTGCGCTATTGGTTAGTTTGTTTTGCGGACCATTGATGATTCGCTGGCTGCGCAGTTTACAGATGGGACAGGTAGTACGAAATGACGGCCCCCAGACCCATCTATCTAAAGCCGGTACGCCCACTATGGGCGGTGTGTTGATTCTGGTGGGTATTACCGCCAGCAGCTTGTTATGGGGCGATTTGCATCAGCCTGCTTTATGGCTGGTCCTTCTGGTGACACTCGGTTTTGGCGCTGTCGGCTGGATTGATGATTACCGTAAGGTGGTGCGAAAAAACAGCCGGGGCCTGCCAGGCCGCTGGAAATATTTCTGGCAGTCTGTTATTGCCATTGTGGCAGTATCCTATTTATATTTCAATGCCAATTTACCCGTCCATACCCAGCTTACCATTCCTTTTTTTAAAAATCTGATAATAAACCTTGGGCCGCTATTTCCGATATTGGCTTATTTTGTTATCGTCGGTAGTAGTAATGCAGTGAATTTAACTGATGGATTGGATGGTCTGGCCATTGTTCCTATCATTATGGTAGCCGGTGCGCTGGGTGTATTTGCTTATGCCAGCAGTAACGCCCTCTATGCCCATTACCTCGCAATCCCCTTTGTGCCCGATACCGGCGAGTTGACTATTTTCTGTTCGGCTGTTGTAGGGGCGGGTCTTGGTTTCCTTTGGTATAACACCTACCCTGCGCAAGTATTTATGGGTGATGTCGGCTCCCTGGCCCTGGGAGCTGCTTTAGGATCGGTTGCTGTAATCGTAAGACAGGAACTGGTTTTATTGATTATGGGTGGTCTGTTTGTGCTGGAAACTATGTCAGTAATTTTACAGGTGGGGTATTTTAAATGCACTGGCGGGAAGCGCCTGTTCCGCATGGCGCCATTGCATCATCACTTTGAGTTAAAGGGCTGGTCAGAGCCTAAAGTGATTGTCCGGTTTTGGATTATGACCATAATCTTTGTGCTTTGTGGTCTGGCTACATTGAAATTACGATAGGAAAACTATGAATCAATCATTGTATCTCGTTGCTGGTCTTGGAAAAACCGGGCGTTCAATAGCGGGCTATTTACATCGTCGTAATTTACCTTTTGTGGTATTTGATACCAGGCCCCAACCGGAAGGCTTAAGCGAGTTCAGAGCCATGTTTCCGGGGGTTGATATTTTTCTTGGCCAATTTCCTGATGAAATTTATGATCAGCTAAAAGAAATTATTACCAGCCCTGGTATCTCTCTGGACGAACCTTTTTTGCAAAAGGCCCTTGAAAGAAAAATCCCGGTGATTGGCGATATTGAATGCCTGGCCCGGGATATTCAGGTGCCCGTCATCGCAATTACCGGCACCAATGGTAAATCCACTGTAACCAGTTTAGTCGGTGAGATGGCCAGAAAAGCAGGCTTTTCGGTGGCTGTTGCCGGGAATATCGGCGCCCCTGTACTTGATCTGCTGGACGATGATAATGACTATAATCTCTGGGTTCTTGAGCTCTCGAGCTTTCAACTGGATCTGATTTATAGTTTATCTCCTGTGGCCGCCACCATTCTTAACATTACCCCTGACCATCTGGACAGACATCATAGCATTGAGGCTTACCGGTTTTCCAAGCAGCGTATTTACCGGCGCGCCAGGCTATGCCTCTATAACCGGGATGATTGGCAAACTGCACCTATTGATCTTGAGCCAACGCAGAAAACTGTCAGCTTTGGATTTAGCAAGCCAACAACAGAGGAATGGGGAATTATCCGCCAAGCGGATATGATAAGCCTTGCTCAGGGGGAAGACTGTGTTATTTCCATCGATGACATACGAATCAAAGGGAAGCACAATTGGCAAAATGCCCTCGCTGCCTGTGCACTCGCAACTGCTGCAGGAATTGATGTTCAAAGTATACGCGAGGTACTGACTCATTTTTCCGGCCTTCCACATCGTTGCCAGTGGGTGAGGACGCTTGATGGTGTGGACTGGATTAATGACTCCAAGGGAACCAATATTGGCGCAGCAATCTCTGCTATTTCAGGGATAGGCGGCGCTATGCAGGGACGGATCATCCTGATAGCCGGCGGTTTGGGCAAAGGGGCTGATTTCAGCGAATTACGCGCCCCCGTCAGCGAGTACGTCCGTTCTGTTATTTTAATTGGAAAGGATGCTGATCTGATTGAAGAGGCTTTGACAGGCCTAGTGCCGGTGTTGAGGGCTGCAAGTCTTGATGATGCAGTCGCTATGGCTAAAGCCGAGGCTCAAGCAGGTGATGTTGTACTGCTTTCTCCTGCCTGCGCCAGTATGGATATGTTTAAAGATTTCAATCATCGCGGCGAAGCATTCAGCGAAGCAGTCAGAAGGTTATAAAGCGTATGCAACCCAGGCATTATACTCAGCGCGGTAAACCAACACATAAGCCATTGGCCCTGTACGATCGGTGGCTAATGGGTGCCGTTTTAGGACTTATCATTATCGGTCTGATGATGGTCGCTTCAAGTGCGGTAATGATTTCCACCAAATATTATCATCAGCCTTTTCATTTCCTGATTAGGCAATTCTGTTATTTGTTTGCCGGATTTATGGTTGCGCTGGTCATCATGCGTATCGACAGCAGCTCATGGGAAAAAATGAGTATGCCGCTTTTACTCGTTTGCTTGTTGATGCTCTTAATTGTACTCATCCCAGGTATTGGCAGAACAGTCAATGGCAGCCGGCGTTGGCTAGCATTTGGCCCGATTGGGATCCAGGTGTCTGAGTTGGCAAAGATGACCATGATTTTCTATGTGTCCGGTTATCTGGTACGCCAGCAGCAGTCAATCAGGCAATCCATTGCTGGATTTATCAAGCCCATGATTATTTTGGGCATAGTAGCCGTTTTATTATTGATGGAACCTGACTTTGGGGCTACCGTTGTAATTACCGGCACGGTAATGGCTATGCTGTTTTTAGCAGGCGTCAAATTTCGTTACTATGCGGGATTATTGTTAGCAGTGGGCGTGGCATTGGCTTTGCTGGCCATTTCCTCTCCTTACCGGGTGGCACGACTGACTGCATTCCTTGATCCCTGGGCGGATCAATACAATAGCGGCTATCAGTTGACGCAGTCCCTTATCGCTTTTGGCCGAGGAGGCTG encodes:
- a CDS encoding cell division protein ZipA C-terminal FtsZ-binding domain-containing protein, with the protein product MQANWSLILNVVLLIGVVIAIGRLMKARRQSFSTVVNQQPKPTLGQAAENRSFDDIIAVRKLNQEPAAAPEVKEEPEVRKPVVREVKAPVVKTIVVEEKKRPAVKPGKTIMLFLQAKENRQLAGYELLQTVLAAGLRFGEGQLFHRHQQSNGQGPVLCSLAAATATGIFDLQNIGAFSVKGLCLFMQTSGEPEIDAERMGTLFETARLLSEGLDTRLLDDQQRPLNEESMNRYYQMLNIPEEERGLLELAD
- a CDS encoding UDP-N-acetylmuramoyl-tripeptide--D-alanyl-D-alanine ligase, producing MKLQEIAKVLGCSQRSGEVSRIVIDSRQVQPGDLFVALQGERFNGYEFILDAEAKGAVAVICEQNHPQVKIPQLLVRDSLAAMTELAKAHRQSIHCPVIALTGSNGKTTVKEMIASILPNPSLATYGNLNNHIGAPLSVLQLRNEHRYAVFELGANHPGEIAHTVAIVKPGIALINNIAPAHIEGFGSIDGVARAKGEIYEGLGETGTAVVNHDDNYAHFWDELLAGKKVIRFGLQAGDVFAREVTYDERGCPLFMLNLPNGSGNIHLHVPGEHSIRNALAAASCAYAAGIGLDVIVNGLNAFSGVKGRMTYLQGKNNSIVIDDTYNANLRSVLTAVDVLSKRQGKRILVLGDMGELGAWTQKHHEEIGLAALQQGIDLLMTCGRQSEFTSKAFGQTARHYSSQDELAQDLLPQLDSTTTVLVKGSRSAAMEKIVQQLVA
- the mraY gene encoding phospho-N-acetylmuramoyl-pentapeptide-transferase; its protein translation is MLYWLTQLIQGQYHAFRVFQYLTFRSILAALTALLVSLFCGPLMIRWLRSLQMGQVVRNDGPQTHLSKAGTPTMGGVLILVGITASSLLWGDLHQPALWLVLLVTLGFGAVGWIDDYRKVVRKNSRGLPGRWKYFWQSVIAIVAVSYLYFNANLPVHTQLTIPFFKNLIINLGPLFPILAYFVIVGSSNAVNLTDGLDGLAIVPIIMVAGALGVFAYASSNALYAHYLAIPFVPDTGELTIFCSAVVGAGLGFLWYNTYPAQVFMGDVGSLALGAALGSVAVIVRQELVLLIMGGLFVLETMSVILQVGYFKCTGGKRLFRMAPLHHHFELKGWSEPKVIVRFWIMTIIFVLCGLATLKLR
- the murD gene encoding UDP-N-acetylmuramoyl-L-alanine--D-glutamate ligase; this encodes MNQSLYLVAGLGKTGRSIAGYLHRRNLPFVVFDTRPQPEGLSEFRAMFPGVDIFLGQFPDEIYDQLKEIITSPGISLDEPFLQKALERKIPVIGDIECLARDIQVPVIAITGTNGKSTVTSLVGEMARKAGFSVAVAGNIGAPVLDLLDDDNDYNLWVLELSSFQLDLIYSLSPVAATILNITPDHLDRHHSIEAYRFSKQRIYRRARLCLYNRDDWQTAPIDLEPTQKTVSFGFSKPTTEEWGIIRQADMISLAQGEDCVISIDDIRIKGKHNWQNALAACALATAAGIDVQSIREVLTHFSGLPHRCQWVRTLDGVDWINDSKGTNIGAAISAISGIGGAMQGRIILIAGGLGKGADFSELRAPVSEYVRSVILIGKDADLIEEALTGLVPVLRAASLDDAVAMAKAEAQAGDVVLLSPACASMDMFKDFNHRGEAFSEAVRRL
- the ftsW gene encoding putative lipid II flippase FtsW; its protein translation is MQPRHYTQRGKPTHKPLALYDRWLMGAVLGLIIIGLMMVASSAVMISTKYYHQPFHFLIRQFCYLFAGFMVALVIMRIDSSSWEKMSMPLLLVCLLMLLIVLIPGIGRTVNGSRRWLAFGPIGIQVSELAKMTMIFYVSGYLVRQQQSIRQSIAGFIKPMIILGIVAVLLLMEPDFGATVVITGTVMAMLFLAGVKFRYYAGLLLAVGVALALLAISSPYRVARLTAFLDPWADQYNSGYQLTQSLIAFGRGGWMGVGLGDSVQKLFYLPEAHTDFLFAVLAEELGLLGVLLVLILYSILVFRGLLIGYTAHSQDRLFAAFAAYGLTFWLGLQAAINMGVNSGLLPTKGLTLPLLSYGGASMVVNCMVIALLLRIDHENRWQSLGLRSPAL